The following are encoded together in the Microcaecilia unicolor chromosome 12, aMicUni1.1, whole genome shotgun sequence genome:
- the LOC115481764 gene encoding potassium voltage-gated channel subfamily A member 2 has translation MTVATGEPTDDTSAFPGHPQDTYDPETDHECCERVVINISGLRFETQLKTLAQFPETLLGDPKKRMRYFDPLRNEYFFDRNRPSFDAILYYYQSGGRLRRPVNVTLDIFSEEIRFYELGEEAMEMFRDDEGFIKEEERPLPDNEFQRQVWLLFEYPESSGPARIIAIISVMVILISIVSFCLETLPVFRNENENALVSSVNFQPYANSTMRYQSSTFTDPFFIVETLCIIWFSFEFLVRFFACPSKAGFFTNLMNIIDIVAIIPYFITLGTELAEKPEDGQQGQQAMSLAILRVIRLVRVFRIFKLSRHSKGLQILGQTLKASMRELGLLIFFLFIGVILFSSAVYFAEADEKFSQFPSIPDAFWWAVVSMTTVGYGDMVPTTIGGKIVGSLCAIAGVLTIALPVPVIVSNFNYFYHRETEGEEQAQYLQVTSCPKIPSSPDLKKSRSASTLSKSDYMEIQEGVNNSNDDFREENLKTVNCTLANTNYVNITKMLTDV, from the coding sequence ATGACAGTTGCAACTGGAGAGCCCACAGACGATACATCAGCTTTTCCGGGACACCCTCAGGATACCTATGACCCCGAGACAGACCATGAGTGCTGTGAGAGAGTAGTCATCAACATTTCAGGGCTGCGTTTTGAGACACAGCTCAAAACTTTGGCACAGTTTCCAGAAACCTTACTGGGAGATCCTAAAAAGAGGATGAGGTACTTTGATCCTTTGAGAAATGAGTATTTTTTTGACAGAAATCGACCCAGCTTTGATGCTATTCTATACTACTACCAGTCTGGTGGGCGACTGAGGAGGCCTGTCAATGTAACTTTAGATATTTTCTCAGAAGAAATCAGGTTTTATGAACTTGGGGAAGAAGCTATGGAAATGTTTAGGGATGATGAAGGCTTTATTAAAGAAGAGGAGCGACCTTTGCCCGACAACGAGTTTCAGAGACAAGTGTGGCTTCTCTTTGAGTATCCTGAGAGCAGTGGGCCAGCCAGGATTATAGCTATCATCTCCGTCATGGTGATTCTGATATCCATCGTAAGCTTTTGCCTTGAAACATTACCCGTATTTCGGAATGAGAATGAAAATGCCCTTGTAAGTAGTGTTAACTTCCAGCCATACGCCAACAGCACTATGAGATACCAGTCTTCAACTTTTACAGACCCTTTCTTCATAGTGGAGACCCTGTGCATCATTTGGTTCTCTTTTGAGTTCCTGGTTAGGTTTTTTGCCTGTCCCAGCAAAGCTGGCTTCTTTACCAACTTAATGAACATTATTGACATTGTGGCTATTATTCCATACTTCATCACACTAGGGACTGAACTAGCTGAGAAGCCTGAGGATGGTCAACAAGGTCAACAGGCAATGTCTCTGGCCATCCTCAGAGTTATCCGGTTGGTAAGGGTCTTTAGAATTTTCAAGCTCTCCAGGCACTCCAAAGGGCTTCAGATCTTAGGCCAGACACTGAAAGCCAGCATGAGAGAACTGGGGctcctgattttttttctgttcattggCGTTATCCTGTTTTCGAGTGCTGTCTATTTTGCAGAAGCAGATGAGAAATTCTCTCAGTTTCCCAGCATCCCAGATGCCTTTTGGTGGGCAGTGGTTTCTATGACAACAGTTGGCTATGGGGACATGGTTCCCACAACCATAGGTGGAAAGATAGTGGGCTCCCTTTGTGCTATTGCAGGTGTATTAACAATTGCCTTACCAGTGCCGGTCATAGTCTCCAATTTTAACTATTTCTATCACCGGGAGACAGAGGGAGAGGAGCAAGCCCAGTACTTGCAAGTGACTAGCTGTCCAAAGATCCCCTCTTCCCCCGATCTCAAGAAAAGCCGAAGTGCCTCCACACTGAGCAAATCAGATTACATGGAGATTCAGGAAGGAGTCAATAATAGCAACGATGACTTCAGAGAGGAGAACCTGAAGACGGTCAACTGCACCCTTGCCAACACAAACTATGttaatatcaccaaaatgttAACTGATGTCTGA